From Nicotiana tabacum cultivar K326 chromosome 20, ASM71507v2, whole genome shotgun sequence, one genomic window encodes:
- the LOC107809813 gene encoding ribulose-1,5 bisphosphate carboxylase/oxygenase large subunit N-methyltransferase, chloroplastic-like, producing the protein MASVFSVHPLPSSSFLCPLKTTKSRTKQYQTCYTYQKPILINSLQLTELDPKIPEPVQTFWQWLCKEGVVTAKTPVKPGIVPEGLGLVAKRDIAKGETVLEVPKRFWINPDAVAESEIGNVCSGLKPWISVALFLLREKWRDDSKWKYYMDVLPKSTDSTIYWSEEELSEIQGTQLLSTTLSVKDYVQNEFQKVEEEVILRNKQLFPFPITLDDFFWAFGILRSRAFSRLRNQNLILVPFADLTNHNARVTTEDHAHEVRGPAGLFSWDLLFSLRSPLKLKAGDQLFIQYDLNKSNADMALDYGFIEPSSARDAFTLTLEISESDEFYGDKLDIAETNDIGETAYFDIKIGQSLPPTMIPYLRLVALGGTDAFLLESIFRNSVWGHLGLPVSRANEELICKVVRDACKSALSGYQTTIEEDEKLMEEGNLSTRLQIAVGIRLGEKKVLKQIDDIFRERELELDELEYYGERRLKDLGLVGEQGDIIFWEPK; encoded by the exons ATGGCTTCAGTTTTCTCTGTACACCCTTTACCTTCTTCTTCATTCCTCTGTCCCCTCAAAACCACAAAATCAAGAACAAAGCAATATCAAACTTGTTACACTTACCAAAAACCAATCTTGATAAATTCACTTCAATTAACAGAACTTGACCCAAAAATACCAGAACCAGTTCAAACATTTTGGCAGTGGCTATGTAAAGAAGGGGTTGTAACAGCAAAGACACCGGTAAAGCCAGGAATTGTACCAGAAGGTTTAGGACTTGTTGCTAAAAGAGATATAGCTAAAGGTGAAACTGTTTTAGAAGTTCCTAAAAGATTTTGGATTAATCCAGATGCAGTTGCTGAATCTGAAATTGGTAATGTTTGTAGTGGATTGAAACCTTGGATTTCTGTTGCACTTTTCTTGCTTAGAGAAAAATGGAGAGATGATTCCAAGTGGAAATATTATATGGATGTTCTTCCAAAGTCTACTGATTCTACTATATATTG GTCTGAAGAGGAGCTCTCTGAGATTCAAG GGACTCAACTGTTAAGCACGACGCTGAGTGTGAAAGATTATGTGCAAAATGAATTTCAAAAAGTGGAAGAAGAAGTCATACTTCGTAACAAGCAGCTTTTCCCTTTTCCTATAACTTTGGATGATTTCTTCTGGGCATTTGGAATACTCAGATCAAGGGCATTTTCCCGTCTTCGGAATCAAAATCTTATTCTCGTCCCCTTTGCTGACCTG ACAAACCACAATGCCAGAGTGACAACAGAAGATCACGCGCATGAAGTTAGGGGACCAGCCGGTCTGTTCTCGTGGGATTTGTTATTTTCTTTAAGAAGTCCATTGAAACTTAAAGCTGGAGACCAG CTTTTCATCCAATACGACCTGAACAAAAGTAATGCTGATATGGCGCTTGACTATGGCTTCATCGAACCAAGTTCAGCTCGTGATGCGTTTACGTTAACATTAGAAATATCAGAGTCTGACGAGTTTTATGGAGACAAGCTGGATATAGCAGAGACAAATGACATAGGAGAAACTGCTTACTTTGACATAAAGATTGGACAATCTCTCCCTCCTACTATGATTCCATATCTGAGGCTGGTTGCCCTAGGCGGAACTGACGCTTTCCTACTAGAATCAATTTTCAGAAACTCCGTTTGGGGTCATCTTGGGTTGCCTGTCAGCAGAGCAAATGAGGAGCTCATATGTAAAGTCGTACGAGATGCATGCAAATCTGCACTTTCTGGCTATCAGACCACAATTGAAGAG GATGAGAAACTGATGGAGGAAGGAAACCTCAGTACAAGGCTTCAGATAGCAGTTGGGATAAGATTAGGGGAGAAGAAGGTATTGAAACAAATCGACGATATCTTTAGGGAAAGGGAACTGGAACTAGATGAATTAGAATATTATGGGGAAAGGAGGCTTAAAGATCTTGGTCTTGTTGGAGAGCAAGGAGATATCATATTTTGGGAGCCAAAGTAA
- the LOC107809814 gene encoding rhamnogalacturonan I rhamnosyltransferase 1, with translation MEVRSESEVHIRSEKVPLQQGQVIQRTRLKVWFIRVCSSILIWTCLVQLIAVWELYHPRLFSGFTGYTKLSLHVEETLPSPLPLLPARNYTNNGFLQVSCNGGLNQMRAAICDMVTVARLLNLTLVVPELDKTSFWADPSNFDDIFDVRHFIASLRDEVRIIKRLPKRFSRRYGYQPLVMPPVSWSNEKYYLQQILPLFSKHQVIHFNKTDTRLANNGMPPELQKLRCRVNFQALKFTPEIEALGEKLVRMLQARGPFVALHLRYEMDMLAFSGCTHGCTEEEAEELKRLRYAFPWWKEKEIISDERRSQGLCPLTPEEAALILQALGFEKDVQIYIASGDIYGGERRLAALRAAFPKIVKKEMLLDPGELRQFQNHSSQMAALDFIVSTASNVFVPTYDGNMAKVVEGHRRYLGFRKTIRLDRKRLVQLLDMHQNGTLPWDEFTTAVRQSHEGRMGQPTRRKVIADKPKEEDYFYANPQECLCESAGCDDLLGPDNSTAVR, from the exons ATGGAGGTTAGATCTGAGAGTGAGGTACATATTAGAAGTGAAAAAGTACCATTACAACAAGGGCAAGTGATACAGAGAACAAGATTAAAAGTTTGGTTTATAAGGGTTTGTTCCAGCATTTTGATATGGACATGTTTGGTTCAGCTTATTGCTGTTTGGGAACTTTATCATCCCCGTTTGTTTTCTGGTTTTACTGGATATACTAAGCTCTCTCTTCATGTTGAAGAGACTTTGCCTTCTCCTTTGCCTCTTCTTCCAGCTA GAAATTATACAAATAATGGGTTTCTTCAAGTGTCCTGCAATGGTGGCTTGAATCAAATGCGTGCAGCC ATCTGTGACATGGTGACTGTTGCACGGCTTCTGAATCTAACTTTGGTTGTCCCGGAGCTTGATAAAACATCATTCTGGGCAGATCCTAG CAATTTtgatgatatttttgatgtgAGACATTTCATTGCTTCACTAAGAGATGAAGTTCGGATAATAAAGAGATTGCCAAAGAGGTTCAGCAGGAGATATGGATACCAACCACTAGTAATGCCTCCTGTTAGCTGGTCAAATGAAAAATACTACTTGCAACAG ATTCTGCCTCTCTTCAGCAAGCATCAAGTGATACATTTCAACAAGACAGATACTAGACTAGCAAACAATGGGATGCCTCCTGAGCTTCAAAAACTCAGATGTCGGGTGAATTTTCAGGCACTGAAATTCACTCCAGAGATTGAGGCTTTGGGAGAAAAATTAGTACGTATGCTTCAGGCAAGAGGACCATTTGTAGCATTGCATCTAAGATATGAGATGGATATGTTGGCATTCTCTGGTTGCACTCATGGTTGCACTGAAGAGGAAGCTGAGGAGCTCAAACGATTAAG GTATGCATTCCCATGGTGGAAGGAGAAAGAGATTATATCTGACGAGAGGAGATCTCAGGGCTTGTGTCCCCTCACCCCAGAGGAGGCAGCTTTGATTCTGCAAGCATTGGGTTTTGAAAAAGACGTACAAATATATATTGCATCTGGTGACATTTACGGAGGTGAAAGGAGGCTTGCTGCTTTGAGAGCTGCCTTCCCAAAGATT GTGAAAAAGGAAATGCTGCTTGATCCTGGGGAGTTACGGCAGTTCCAGAATCATTCATCTCAGATGGCAGCCCTCGATTTTATAGTGTCAACTGCTAGTAATGTATTTGTTCCTACTTACGATGGGAACATGGCTAAAGTTGTTGAAGGTCATCGTAG GTATCTTGGTTTTAGAAAAACCATTCGATTGGATCGCAAAAGACTTGTACAACTGTTAGATATGCATCAGAATGGAACACTTCCATGGGATGAGTTTACAACTGCAGTCCGGCAGTCACATGAGGGAAGAATGGGACAGCCGACTCGTCGCAAAGTTATTGCAGAtaaaccaaaagaagaagattATTTCTATGCAAATCCACAGGAGTGTCTGTGCGAGAGTGCAGGATGTGATGACTTGTTAGGCCCTGATAATTCAACTGCAGTCCGATAA